The following coding sequences lie in one bacterium genomic window:
- the hslV gene encoding ATP-dependent protease subunit HslV has protein sequence MRRRSTTVLAVLRDGAAAIASDGQVTLGATVVKHGAVKVRRLLGGKVLVGFAGGAADALTLFEAIEGHLERSRGNLRRAAVEMARQWRSDRVLRRLEAMLLCTDGVDLYTISGNGDVIEGEEGCAAVGSGAPYALAAARALLRHTALPAAGICRESLRVAGEICIYTNDQVTLLELGGGEDDA, from the coding sequence ATGAGACGACGCAGCACGACGGTGCTGGCGGTGCTGCGCGACGGCGCCGCGGCGATCGCCAGCGACGGACAGGTGACCCTCGGCGCCACGGTCGTCAAGCACGGCGCGGTCAAGGTGCGCCGCCTGCTGGGCGGCAAGGTCCTGGTGGGCTTCGCCGGCGGCGCCGCCGACGCGCTCACGTTGTTCGAGGCGATCGAGGGCCACCTCGAGCGGTCGCGGGGCAACCTGCGCCGCGCCGCCGTGGAGATGGCCCGCCAGTGGCGGAGCGACCGGGTGCTGCGGCGGCTGGAGGCCATGCTGCTCTGCACCGACGGCGTCGACCTCTACACGATCTCGGGCAACGGCGACGTCATCGAGGGCGAGGAGGGCTGCGCCGCCGTCGGTTCCGGTGCGCCGTACGCCCTGGCGGCGGCCCGGGCCCTGCTGCGCCATACCGCGCTGCCGGCGGCCGGGATCTGCCGCGAGTCGCTGCGCGTGGCCGGCGAGATCTGCATCTACACCAACGACCAGGTCACCCTGCTGGAACTCGGCGGGGGGGAGGACGACGCGTGA
- a CDS encoding tyrosine-type recombinase/integrase: MDRVQEFRRHLATEKGSSLRTVSAYGRDLDDFVADARAAGHLPDAPDDADWRRLFAERPALRDHLAQMRRRGRSKSTIARHLAAIRGFARYLHLDGVLPALPPALSGGRTAAGRERRLPRDLSEELVEALLALPDTTTPRGRRDRAILESVYGLGLRLAEVVGLDLGDLDLPGERVRVRGKGDKERLQPLLGATAAALLQHLEGSLDGEGLLGLRDGTLRGTDRSRPVFVARHGRRIAHRTVQAMVARHAGELAGLRGVSPHTLRHSFATHLLDGGAGIRVVQELLGHEHLATTQIYTHLSRARLREEFRKAHPRSE; this comes from the coding sequence GTGGACCGCGTGCAGGAGTTCCGACGCCATCTGGCGACCGAGAAGGGGAGCAGCCTGCGGACCGTGTCCGCCTACGGCCGCGACCTCGACGACTTCGTCGCCGACGCGCGCGCCGCCGGCCACCTGCCCGACGCGCCCGACGACGCCGACTGGCGCCGCCTCTTCGCCGAGCGCCCCGCCCTGCGCGACCACCTGGCCCAGATGCGGCGGCGCGGCCGCAGCAAGTCCACCATCGCCCGCCACCTGGCGGCGATCCGCGGCTTCGCCCGTTACCTGCACCTCGACGGGGTGCTGCCGGCGCTGCCGCCGGCCCTGTCCGGCGGCCGCACCGCGGCGGGCAGGGAGCGGCGCCTGCCGCGCGACCTCTCCGAGGAACTTGTCGAGGCCCTGCTGGCCCTGCCCGACACGACGACGCCCCGGGGCCGCCGCGACCGCGCGATCCTGGAGTCCGTCTACGGCCTGGGGCTGCGCCTCGCGGAGGTCGTCGGCCTGGACCTGGGCGACCTCGACCTGCCCGGCGAGCGCGTCCGCGTGCGGGGCAAGGGCGACAAGGAACGCCTGCAGCCCCTGCTGGGGGCCACTGCGGCGGCGCTGCTGCAGCACCTCGAAGGCAGCCTCGACGGCGAGGGCCTGCTGGGGCTGCGCGACGGCACGCTGCGCGGAACCGACCGTTCGCGGCCGGTGTTCGTCGCCCGTCACGGCCGCCGCATCGCGCACCGCACGGTGCAGGCGATGGTCGCGCGCCACGCCGGCGAGCTGGCCGGCCTGCGCGGCGTGTCGCCCCACACCCTGCGCCATTCCTTCGCCACCCACCTGCTCGACGGGGGCGCCGGCATCCGGGTGGTCCAGGAGCTGCTCGGGCACGAGCACCTGGCCACGACCCAGATCTACACCCACCTCTCCCGGGCCCGGCTGCGGGAGGAGTTCCGGAAGGCCCACCCGCGCTCCGAATGA